The Nitrospiraceae bacterium genome segment GCCAGTCAGGATGAAGTCCGCCTACAATATGAACTTCAGTGTAAGCTGAGTCAGTGTCTTTAAGTTTTTTGATAATCTCATTGATGGTCAGTTCATAAGCTCCGTCTTCGCCTTTAGACCTGCTGAATGCGCAGAACTTACAGCGGTTCACGCAGATGTTTGTGGGATTAACATGGATGTTTCTGATGTAATAAACTTTATTCGCGTTTTTCTTTTTCTCAGAATAAGAAGCGAGTTTCCCGAGCTTAAAAATGTCGTTGCTTTCAAAAAGCGCAATCCCGTCTTCTTTTGTGAGTCTTATGCCTGATAGAATTTTGTCTTTAATTTGCTGGAACATTATTCCTCATATAGAACAATTATTAGAAGATAGGATTAATTTTCGCTCATTGTTGCTCAGGTCTTTCTTGAAGCTTTTTCTGTAAAGATATTATACTACAAAACAAATCGAATATTTTTAATAAGGGAGAATCATTAATTGAAACAGAAAAAAATTGTGATCGGCACACGCGGAAGCAAGCTTGCACTATGGCAGGCTGAATGGATCAAGTCAGAACTTCTCAAGCTTTATCCTGAACTGAAGATTGAGTTGAATAAGATAAAAACAACCGGCGACAAAATACTTGACGTTCCATTGGCAAAGGTCGGAGGCAAGGGACTTTTTGTAAAAGAAATAGAAGAAGCTTTGTTAAGGGGAGACGCAGACCTTGCTGTGCACAGCATGAAGGATGTTCCTACAGATTTTCCAAAAGGCCTTCATCTTGCGGTTATCACAAAAAGGGAAGACCCAAGAGATGCGTTTATATCAAAAATGAGAAGCTTTAAAGATCTTCCGCATGGAGCAACTGTGGGCACGAGCAGCTTAAGAAGAGCATCTCAGCTTTTAAGTATTCGGCCTGACTTAAAAATAGAGCAATTAAGAGGTAATCTCGACACAAGATTGAGAAAACTTGATGAAGGGAAATTCGATGCAATCATACTTGCTGCAGCAGGAGTAAAAAGACTCGGATGGTCAGATAGGATCACTGAGTTAATCGAGCCTTCAATAAGCCTTCCTGCAATCGGTCAGGGCGCTGTTGGAATTGAATGCAGGATCGATGATGAATTCATAAACAAAATAATTGCCCCTCTAAATCATGAAGATACATCAATATGTGTCAGGGCTGAAAGGGCATGCCTGAAAAAACTCGAAGGCGGATGTCAGGTGCCGATAGCAGCGTATGCAAAAATAATTAGCAGCAGGATTGTGATGGACGGACTTGTTGGAAGTGTTACAGGCGACAGAATAATCAAGACACATATTGAAGGCAATACTCAGGACGCAGAGAAGCTGGGGCTTAAACTTGCAGAGGATCTGCTTTTGCAGGGAGCAAAAAAGATATTGGATGAAGTTTACGGCCAGAACATAAGACCTGTTAACGGAGAAATAGCAGGCTGATTGCAGCTTTAATTACAAATAGATTATTAATCTTTCTCCACTATCTTCAAGAACTTCCTTTTTCCTGCCTTGCAAAGATAACTGCCTTTTTTGAGTTTTGCATCTGGATTGTCGAATTTTTTGTCGTCGATTGTCAGCCCGCCCTGTTTTATGAGCCTCACTGCCTCGCTGGTACTCGAAACTAGTCCTGAGAGTTTCATTATCTTTGGCACCCACATCTCTTCTTCATCCCACTTGAGTTCAAATACTGGAATCTCATCAGGAAGACCTTTGTCTTTGCCAAAGATATGTTCGAATTCTTCCTTTGCCTTCAATGCAGCTTCTTTGCCGTGATATCTCTCAACGATCTCCAGAGCGAGATTTTCTTTTGCATTCTTTGGATGTATTCTGCCTTTTTCTATTCCGATCTTAAGCTCTTTCAATTCTTCAATTGAGATATGGCTCAAGAGTTCATAATATCTGAACATGAGTGCATCACTTATGGACATTATTTTTCCAAACATGTCTTTTGGAGATTCTGTGATTCCGATGTAATTTCCAAGGCTCTTTGACATCTTGTTCACTCCGTCAAGCCCTTCGAGCAGAGGCATGAGGACAACTATCTGTTCTTCAACCCCGTATTTTTTTTGCAGAGTTCTTCCCATCAAGATATTGAATTTCTGATCAGTGCCGCCAAGCTC includes the following:
- the hemC gene encoding hydroxymethylbilane synthase, with product MKQKKIVIGTRGSKLALWQAEWIKSELLKLYPELKIELNKIKTTGDKILDVPLAKVGGKGLFVKEIEEALLRGDADLAVHSMKDVPTDFPKGLHLAVITKREDPRDAFISKMRSFKDLPHGATVGTSSLRRASQLLSIRPDLKIEQLRGNLDTRLRKLDEGKFDAIILAAAGVKRLGWSDRITELIEPSISLPAIGQGAVGIECRIDDEFINKIIAPLNHEDTSICVRAERACLKKLEGGCQVPIAAYAKIISSRIVMDGLVGSVTGDRIIKTHIEGNTQDAEKLGLKLAEDLLLQGAKKILDEVYGQNIRPVNGEIAG
- the tyrS gene encoding tyrosine--tRNA ligase yields the protein MNTPEKQLEIIKRGTLEVIVEKELIEKLKKSHKENRPLKIKAGFDPTAPDIHLGHTVLLEKMRQFQELGHEIIFLIGDFTGMIGDPTGRSETRKPLTEEDVIKNAETYKKQVFKILDPKKTKIVFNSKWLAKMNSMELVRLGSMQTVARMLEREDFKKRFKNEQDISILEFYYPLFQAYDSVHLKADVELGGTDQKFNILMGRTLQKKYGVEEQIVVLMPLLEGLDGVNKMSKSLGNYIGITESPKDMFGKIMSISDALMFRYYELLSHISIEELKELKIGIEKGRIHPKNAKENLALEIVERYHGKEAALKAKEEFEHIFGKDKGLPDEIPVFELKWDEEEMWVPKIMKLSGLVSSTSEAVRLIKQGGLTIDDKKFDNPDAKLKKGSYLCKAGKRKFLKIVEKD